ACACTTCTCCCCCGCACGACCGGACGCACGAGCCGTCGAGCGTCACGGTCAAGGGCCGCGAGATGCGCATGCGCACGATCGGCGTGGGGATCCTGGCGATCCTCGCCGTCTGGTTCATCGCCGCCAACACGGACTCGGTGTCGATCACGCTCTGGGTGGCCACCGTGACCCTGCCGCTCTGGGTGGTGCTGACCGTGACCCTGCTGGTCGGCGCGGTGATCGGCATCTTCGTGGCCCGCCGCCGCGGCCGGGCCTAGACCGGGCTCGCCGCGGTCGGGCCGCCTGTTGGCACGAGGTGGCCCTGTCACCGGCCGTACCGGCTGACGTACAGTCCGTCATGCCGGTGGCCGCCCCGCGCCGACCGGTTCCGCGGCCGACCCGGAGGAGCCCCGTGGCCACCGATGCGCGTTCCGTCCCCGCGGAGTCGCCGGCCGCCCGGCCGGTGCCCGAACTGGACCCGGTCGAGGTCGAGCGGTGGCGGGCGGGCGGCGGCCCGCTGGTCGACCTGCTGACCCTGACCCGCGCCCGGCTCGGCGGGGTCGCGGCCGTCCGGCTCGGACCGCGGCCGACCGTCCTGGTCACCGATCCCGGCGCGGTCCAGCACGTGCTCGGCCGCCACCCCGACCGGTACGTCAAGCGCTCCCACCGGGCCCGCCTGCTGGTCGGCGACGGGGTCCTCGCCGCCACCGGGGAGGCCTGGAAGCGGCAGCGGCGGCTGCTGCAGTCCCAGTTCACCGGCGTCGGGATGCGCCGCTACGAGGCGAGGATCGCCGCCGCGGCCCGGACCGCCGCCGACCGCTGGGCCGGGTACGCGCACAGCGGGCGGGTCTTCGACCTGGGCGAGGAGATGCGGCGCTTCGCCCTGGACACCATCTGGCGCTCGCTCACCGGGCACCCGCTGGACGCCGGCACCGACCGGGAGCTGGCCGCCGTGGCGGCGGTGGT
The window above is part of the Kitasatospora sp. HUAS MG31 genome. Proteins encoded here:
- a CDS encoding LapA family protein; its protein translation is MAKNTSPPHDRTHEPSSVTVKGREMRMRTIGVGILAILAVWFIAANTDSVSITLWVATVTLPLWVVLTVTLLVGAVIGIFVARRRGRA